The genomic window GAGGGCGGTTTCGAGGGATGTGTCGCCGGGCGAGACCCGCAGGGGCTGGCCGTTCACGACAAGCGAGCAACGGGCGCTCGTGGGGGCACGCATGGCGGCAACCCGCTCCGATCGACTTGAAAACAGGTTCGGCGGATCAGAGCGGATCGTGGATCAGGCGCTCGACCAGGGCGGCCCAGCGCGTGCGCACGGCCCGCGCCTCCTCGCCCAGGGTCTCCGCTTCCGCGAGGCCGAGGCCGGCGCGCAGCGCCTCGCTCTCCCGCCGCTCGGCGGCGAGCGCGGCCTTCATCATCGCCACTTCGAGGCGCAGGCGCGCGAGATCGGCCGATGCCGCATCCGCCTCGGGCTCCGAGGGCGGGGGATCGTCCGCTTCCGCCTCGATCGCGCGCGGCGGGAGGGAGCCGGCGAGGTGCGTCTGGAGCGGACGCATCATCAGGCGCCGCATCGCGCTGCCGTTCGGCGCCGGGCTCCTGCGTCTCGTCGCCTCGATCATCGTCCATCCCCGGGCCGGCCGGAGCGCCGAAGGGCGTCCCGGATCCTCGAGATGGACCTTCCCGCAACATGGTTAAGGGACGTTTAAGCGGACCTCCGACGCGGCCGCCTCACCGCGGGATCGCGCGCCGCGCGCAGGGGCCGGATCAGGCGGCCTCCGGCGCGGCACCGACGAGCTGGCGGGCCTGGAGCATGGTCATCGGCTCGCCGAAGGCCGCCCCTTGGGCGTAGTCGCAGCCGAGCTCCTGCAGGCCCTGCGCATCCTCCTCCGACTCGGCGCCTTCGGCGATGGTGGCGAGTCCGAGTTCCTGGCCCATCCGCAGGATCGAGCGCAGCATCGCGGTGCGCCCCTGGCCGAGCGGGCGCACGAAGGTCTGATCGACCTTGATCGTGTCGAAGGGAAAGCGCTGGAGGTAGGAGATCGCCGAGTAGCCGGTGCCGAAATCGTCGAGGACGAGGCCGGCGCCGAGATCGCGCACCCGCGCCAGCATCTGCGCGGCGTATTCGGGGTTCTCCATCACCAGCCCCTCGGTCATCTCCAGCTTGAGCGAGCCCGGCAGAACGCCGGTGCGGGCGATGACGGTCTTCACGTCGTGCAGGAGGTCGTGGCGCAGGAGCTGGCGCGAGGAGACATTGACCGAGGCGAAGATCGGCGGATCGACGTCGAGGGAGCGCTGCCAGGCGGCGAGTTCGAGGGCGGTGCGCTCGACCGCGAAATTGCCGAGCTGGACGATCACCCCGGTCTCCTCGGCCACCGGCATGAAGGTCGCGGGCGGGATGCGCCCGAGCTTCGGGTGGTCCCAGCGCAGCAGCGTCTCGAAGCCCGCCACCGTGCGGTCCTCTAGCCGGACGATCGGCTGGAACAGCACCTTGATCTCGTTGCGCTCCAGCGCCTTGCGCAGGTCCGCCTCCAGCATCAGCCGGTCGGAGCGCTCGACCCGCATGTTGGCGCGGAACACCTCGATCCGGTCGCCGCCGCCGCGCTTGGCCTGGATCATCGCCATCTCGGCGCTCTTGAACACCTCTTCGCGCCGCGGCTGCCCGCTTCCCTGGCCGCTCTGCGCGGCTTCGTGCAGGGCGATGCCGATCGAGACGGTGAGGAAGACCTCGCGGTCGGCGTAGGTGACGGGCGTGGCGATGGCGCGCCGGATCATCTCGGCGAACGAGAGGATGCGGTCGGGCTCGCGCTCCGAGAGCAGGATCACCGCGAACCCGTCGCCGTCGATCCGGGCCAGGGTGTCCTGCGGGCGCAGGAGCCGCCCGAGTCGGCGCGAGAGGGTCAGCAGGATCGAATCGCCGGCCGAGAGGCCGATGGCGTCGTTGATCGCCTTGAAGCGGTCGATGTCGAGGGCGATCACCGCCGGCTTCAGGCGCGGATCCTGGCTCGCCAGCGCCAGGGCGGCTTCGAGCCTGTCGTGGAACAGCTCGCGATTGGGCAGGCCGGTCAGGCTGTCGTGCACGGCGTCGTGCAGCAGACGCTCCTCGGCGGTCTTGGCCTCGGTCACGTCGCTGATGGTGCCGACGATGCGGATCACCTCGCCGTCGGTGCCGATCACCGGGCGCGCCTTGAGGCGGTACCACGCGTAAGGCCCGTCGGCCGAGCGCAGGCGGAAATCGTGGACGATGCGCCCGCGCCGTTCCTCGATCACCGTGTCGAGGGCCGCCGAGTAGCGCTCCACGTCGAAGGGGTGGAGCAGGCCGAGCCAGTTCGCCGCCGGGCCTTCGAGGGCGCCGCGCCTGAGCCCGAGCTGGGCCTCGATCTCGGGACCGGCGAAGACCCGGTCGCCGGGCACGTCCCAGTCGAACACGATGTCGCCCGCCCCCGTCAGCGCCAGCGCCCGGCGCTCGGTGTCGGAGACGAGGCTGTGGCTCAGGCCCCCGCCGGCGAAGGCGTGCTGCATCACCGTGAAGCCGATCAGCATGACGATGAGCACGAGGCCGCCGATCAGGGCCGGCTGCACGAGGTCGGAGCCGATCTGCCCGGTGATGGCGAAGCCCGCCGCCACCACCCAGACCAGCAGCAGCAGCCAGGTCGGCACCAGCAGGATGGCGCGGTCGTAGCTGTTGTGGACGGCCAGATACAGGATCAGCAGGAGCCCGACGCCGGCC from Methylorubrum populi includes these protein-coding regions:
- a CDS encoding EAL domain-containing protein, whose translation is MRTLSPALALALAILTAVAASLGCLLGSATPARAVEAVRVTLDAPAIDLTPTIERYRSDGDLIQISTAPGKDGIVRRIAVKARETGARPDWMVFALTNDTDEQIDRLLVAPHFRLVGSGVIWPDLGGSRIAAITASEGIRPERDESLDADQFLITIDPGTTVTYVAELKGPNIPQVYLWDQDAYRKKTSGLTLYKGIVIGIAGLLALFLTIIFVVKGAIIFPAAAALSWAVLAYACIDFGFLQRVFPVTELAERIYRASAEAVLGATLLVFLFAYLNLSRWHVRYSHVAFFWLTFLAGLVALAVFDPPVAAGVARISIAAVAGVGLLLILYLAVHNSYDRAILLVPTWLLLLVWVVAAGFAITGQIGSDLVQPALIGGLVLIVMLIGFTVMQHAFAGGGLSHSLVSDTERRALALTGAGDIVFDWDVPGDRVFAGPEIEAQLGLRRGALEGPAANWLGLLHPFDVERYSAALDTVIEERRGRIVHDFRLRSADGPYAWYRLKARPVIGTDGEVIRIVGTISDVTEAKTAEERLLHDAVHDSLTGLPNRELFHDRLEAALALASQDPRLKPAVIALDIDRFKAINDAIGLSAGDSILLTLSRRLGRLLRPQDTLARIDGDGFAVILLSEREPDRILSFAEMIRRAIATPVTYADREVFLTVSIGIALHEAAQSGQGSGQPRREEVFKSAEMAMIQAKRGGGDRIEVFRANMRVERSDRLMLEADLRKALERNEIKVLFQPIVRLEDRTVAGFETLLRWDHPKLGRIPPATFMPVAEETGVIVQLGNFAVERTALELAAWQRSLDVDPPIFASVNVSSRQLLRHDLLHDVKTVIARTGVLPGSLKLEMTEGLVMENPEYAAQMLARVRDLGAGLVLDDFGTGYSAISYLQRFPFDTIKVDQTFVRPLGQGRTAMLRSILRMGQELGLATIAEGAESEEDAQGLQELGCDYAQGAAFGEPMTMLQARQLVGAAPEAA